One genomic window of Gemmatimonadota bacterium includes the following:
- a CDS encoding nuclear transport factor 2 family protein: MRHGNILALVLAVSGPGTMAAQGAPRVAAPLPPAELKALEAIRKDVWVHWFTGDTAGLRRVLPPELIAISPDGTPWQTLEQTLEGSIKFKAAGNRFISVTFEGTTVHRFEAVVVMFSSYAVVTERAGQRNRQRGRATEVFVRKDGRWVHTSWHLDVTS; the protein is encoded by the coding sequence ATGCGGCATGGCAACATTCTGGCACTGGTGCTCGCGGTGAGCGGGCCCGGTACGATGGCGGCGCAGGGTGCGCCGAGGGTCGCGGCGCCGCTCCCGCCCGCAGAGCTCAAGGCGCTTGAGGCGATTCGGAAGGATGTCTGGGTCCACTGGTTTACCGGCGACACGGCCGGACTGCGACGGGTGCTGCCTCCCGAGCTGATCGCGATCAGCCCCGATGGTACCCCGTGGCAGACGCTCGAGCAGACGCTCGAGGGCTCGATCAAGTTCAAGGCGGCGGGCAATCGATTCATCTCGGTGACGTTTGAGGGGACGACCGTTCATCGCTTCGAGGCGGTGGTGGTGATGTTCTCCAGCTACGCCGTAGTGACCGAGCGCGCCGGGCAACGGAACAGGCAGCGGGGCCGAGCCACTGAGGTGTTTGTCCGGAAGGATGGACGGTGGGTGCATACCTCGTGGCACCTGGACGTCACTTCATGA
- a CDS encoding helix-turn-helix transcriptional regulator, with the protein MQRRLAIAIDAADDFAVERWSLGAVMALAAESQDARARGAYAPRAADIDAVVACCRAIEQDPTSRQLVAERARAVGLSSTRLTHQFRRYLGVSPHQYVLGWRLAAATELLDQGCSVSESCWRSGFDNLSHFCRSFLRALGVRPSSWRTLALPERRRKVQAMRRAVL; encoded by the coding sequence GTGCAGCGTCGCCTGGCGATTGCGATTGACGCGGCGGATGATTTCGCGGTCGAACGGTGGTCGCTCGGTGCGGTGATGGCACTTGCGGCGGAGAGCCAGGATGCGCGGGCCCGGGGTGCCTACGCCCCGCGTGCCGCCGACATCGACGCCGTCGTGGCCTGTTGCCGCGCGATCGAGCAGGACCCGACCTCGCGACAACTCGTCGCCGAGCGGGCGCGCGCCGTCGGGTTGAGCTCGACACGTCTGACGCATCAGTTCCGGCGGTACCTTGGCGTCTCGCCGCACCAGTATGTCCTGGGCTGGCGACTCGCGGCGGCCACCGAACTGCTCGATCAGGGCTGCTCCGTGTCGGAGAGTTGCTGGCGCTCGGGCTTCGACAACCTCAGCCATTTCTGCCGCAGCTTCCTGCGCGCGCTCGGCGTCCGCCCCTCTTCGTGGCGCACCCTCGCCCTCCCCGAAAGACGACGAAAAGTGCAAGCCATGCGGAGGGCCGTCCTCTAG
- a CDS encoding ABC transporter permease — MEQTRPHLHGLDRARVTLERRARWWSGLRQDLRYAVRGLRRSPGFTLGVTLTLALGIGANATMFSIIDPILFRPPAYLRHSDRVHRPFVATVQQGSEAFQGSFSYRQYLDLASDTRSFERFAGYWATSLAVGTGDNVEEQRITGVSASFWPLFSVRPVLGRFFGAEEDRLPFGEPVVVLSWPYWQIRLGGRTDVLGQQLRIGKLSYTIVGVAPRDFLGFELRRSIGFVPLTNLASNVFEDRGAGQRYSDTYNMNWLRLVAERKAGITAAVATADLQHAVVRSLERRALEQPGRRPLSEIKPRAMLSPVQEQAGPNRSATTRVGTWLVGVALVVLLIACANVGNLLLARALRRRREIAVRLALGVTRGRLLAQLLTESLLLAALGAVAGLFVATWGASIVRGALAPDTEPIGILSDTRLLVVAGITMTFTAIVCGLAPALLVFRADLVAGLRGGVREGGGPRSRLRSGLLIAQGALSMLLLVGAALFVSSLRAVRAEPLGYDPAQITYVEQNLRGVPMPDDERYRLLDRLVTRAGALPGVVAATRTTSVPFWTDWSIDLFVPGIDSVGKLGDFILHSVSSGYFRTMGTAILEGRGLVDADRAGSEPVIVVSRSMAHVLWPNQPALGKCVKLQADSLPCHVVVGVAEDIKRGSLSADPGLQYYVPAAQYPAGAFGILVRTTRPAASMAESIRRSLQAEMPGPAYLTAQPLDRLIAPQMVPWELGATMFTLFGGLALLVASVGLYSVLAYGVAQRRQELGVRIALGARVVTVLRLVVRDAMQLMLVAVALGLCAALAAARWVAPLLFHTSPRDPVILAGVAAILLLVSLAAAFAPAWRAAHVDPAIALRSE, encoded by the coding sequence GTGGAGCAGACGCGACCGCACCTGCACGGACTCGATCGCGCCCGGGTGACGCTCGAACGACGCGCGCGCTGGTGGAGCGGACTCCGCCAGGACCTGCGGTACGCAGTCCGGGGCCTCCGTCGGTCGCCAGGCTTCACGCTCGGCGTGACGCTTACGCTGGCGCTCGGGATCGGGGCCAACGCGACGATGTTCTCGATCATCGATCCGATTCTCTTCCGGCCCCCCGCGTATCTGCGCCACTCTGATCGGGTGCACCGGCCCTTCGTGGCAACGGTGCAGCAAGGCAGCGAGGCCTTCCAAGGGTCCTTCAGTTATCGCCAGTATCTCGACCTCGCCAGCGACACTCGCTCCTTCGAGCGCTTCGCCGGCTATTGGGCCACGAGCCTCGCCGTCGGCACCGGAGACAACGTCGAGGAGCAACGGATCACCGGCGTCAGTGCGTCCTTCTGGCCGCTGTTCTCGGTCCGGCCCGTACTCGGCCGCTTCTTTGGCGCGGAGGAGGATCGCCTCCCCTTCGGCGAACCGGTCGTCGTCCTGAGCTGGCCCTATTGGCAGATCAGGCTCGGCGGTCGCACGGACGTCCTCGGGCAGCAACTCCGGATCGGGAAGCTGAGCTACACCATCGTTGGCGTGGCGCCGCGTGACTTCCTCGGCTTCGAGCTGCGCCGCTCGATCGGCTTCGTGCCGCTCACCAATCTTGCCTCGAACGTCTTCGAGGACCGCGGAGCGGGTCAGCGCTACTCCGACACCTACAACATGAACTGGTTGCGCCTTGTTGCGGAGCGCAAGGCGGGCATCACGGCCGCCGTGGCCACTGCGGATCTTCAACACGCCGTGGTGCGCTCCCTCGAGCGACGCGCCCTGGAGCAGCCGGGTCGACGACCGCTCTCGGAGATCAAGCCGCGCGCGATGCTCTCCCCCGTGCAGGAGCAGGCCGGCCCCAATCGATCTGCCACGACCCGCGTCGGCACCTGGCTCGTGGGCGTTGCGCTCGTCGTGCTGCTGATTGCCTGTGCGAACGTCGGGAACCTGCTCCTCGCGCGGGCGCTGCGGCGTCGGCGGGAGATCGCGGTTCGACTGGCCTTGGGCGTGACCCGCGGGCGTCTCCTCGCGCAGCTGCTCACCGAAAGCCTCCTGCTCGCCGCACTGGGGGCGGTCGCCGGCCTGTTCGTGGCAACCTGGGGCGCATCGATCGTCCGGGGAGCGCTGGCGCCCGACACCGAGCCGATCGGCATCCTCTCCGACACGCGACTCCTGGTCGTGGCCGGCATCACCATGACGTTCACTGCGATCGTGTGTGGCCTCGCCCCGGCCTTGCTGGTGTTCCGTGCCGATCTCGTGGCGGGGCTGCGCGGAGGCGTCCGAGAAGGCGGTGGACCACGCTCGCGGTTGCGCAGCGGGCTGCTGATCGCGCAGGGGGCCCTGTCCATGCTGCTCCTGGTGGGCGCGGCCCTCTTCGTCAGCTCCCTGCGTGCCGTTCGTGCCGAACCGCTGGGCTACGATCCCGCGCAGATCACCTACGTCGAGCAGAATCTCCGCGGCGTTCCGATGCCGGATGACGAGCGCTACCGGCTGCTCGACCGACTCGTCACTCGTGCAGGGGCACTGCCTGGGGTCGTCGCTGCCACCCGGACCACCAGCGTGCCGTTCTGGACGGACTGGAGCATTGACCTCTTCGTTCCCGGCATCGATTCGGTCGGAAAGCTGGGCGACTTCATCCTGCACTCCGTGAGCAGCGGCTATTTCCGCACCATGGGAACTGCCATCCTCGAGGGTCGTGGGCTTGTCGATGCCGACCGTGCCGGCAGCGAACCGGTCATCGTTGTCAGCCGGTCGATGGCCCACGTCCTCTGGCCCAACCAGCCGGCGCTCGGGAAGTGCGTCAAGCTTCAGGCCGACTCGCTCCCGTGCCACGTCGTCGTCGGGGTCGCGGAGGACATCAAGCGCGGCTCCCTGAGCGCGGACCCCGGGCTGCAGTACTACGTTCCGGCGGCCCAGTACCCGGCGGGCGCCTTCGGCATTCTCGTCCGGACGACGCGGCCTGCGGCGTCGATGGCCGAGTCGATTCGCCGGTCGCTGCAGGCCGAGATGCCCGGCCCCGCGTACCTCACCGCTCAACCGCTCGATCGCCTGATCGCACCCCAGATGGTCCCGTGGGAGCTCGGCGCCACGATGTTCACGTTGTTCGGTGGCTTGGCCCTCCTGGTCGCGAGTGTCGGCCTCTACAGTGTCCTTGCGTACGGCGTGGCTCAACGGCGGCAGGAGCTGGGTGTCCGGATCGCGCTCGGGGCACGCGTCGTTACCGTCCTGCGACTGGTCGTGCGGGATGCGATGCAATTGATGCTGGTGGCCGTGGCGCTCGGGCTATGCGCCGCCCTGGCCGCCGCACGGTGGGTGGCGCCGCTGCTGTTCCACACGTCGCCACGCGACCCCGTGATCCTTGCCGGTGTCGCCGCGATCCTTTTGCTGGTGAGTCTGGCGGCCGCATTTGCCCCGGCCTGGCGCGCGGCGCATGTCGACCCGGCCATCGCGCTCCGCAGCGAGTAG
- a CDS encoding PadR family transcriptional regulator, translating into MAELDLLHGTLDLIILKALIWGPSHGYAVARWVADTTGEELQVEEGALYTALHRMEKRGWIAAEWGLSENNRKAKFYRLTPVGRKQLRDKAEMWQRYARAVARVLSTA; encoded by the coding sequence ATGGCGGAGCTGGACCTGCTGCACGGCACCCTCGATCTCATCATCCTCAAGGCCCTGATCTGGGGGCCATCACATGGCTACGCCGTGGCGCGCTGGGTGGCGGATACCACCGGGGAGGAGTTGCAGGTGGAGGAGGGCGCCTTGTACACGGCCCTGCACCGCATGGAAAAGCGTGGCTGGATCGCCGCCGAGTGGGGACTGTCCGAAAACAATCGGAAGGCGAAGTTCTACCGCCTCACGCCGGTCGGACGGAAACAGCTGCGCGACAAGGCGGAAATGTGGCAGCGCTACGCCCGTGCGGTTGCCCGCGTCCTGAGCACGGCCTGA
- a CDS encoding TonB-dependent receptor encodes MLKPNARVGYFGRAVAGAGPKPKTDASFAGPKGDDARYTGALNLNRFSPVTQLSLVSNRNNVGQSGFSFGPEAVMMGRGSGGAGGLGSGFSETMAIGLNGSRQFAKNSWLRGSYFLSTSDNRQQAFTDDQLLQGAAVSANRHETATTQAENTSHRLNMNAQHAFNDWNQLRFRGNFNAGTSNSDNLSAQETRFPNGSLQNSATSRVATDGDNLSGDGRFTFSKRFNQAGRSLVAEAWGELSSPEQRSNLASTTTLVGAPGGTTIRDLLQTQRRDSRTATTGQRLGLTEPLGKGRSLELFGQHRAISEDQTYDVNDLVNGTPVPNTDLSRAFERTYSYLQGGTRFSKSSQALRWVLGLEVQNSDLQGKIIGRNESIDNGFTNVLPSANLRYQFNQGSNVSVNYRTSTRDPSLNELQPFVDNTDPLRTYAGNPNLTPQYQHSLSADFRRFDQFTFRNVYAYANVGYNRNQIVQSRVIDAQGRQTVMPVNLGDGWNGNAGVNLGSPIRSLGAQVDVDYSYNRSVGQELVNAVTNESRNSSHNIGLRLQNRSKEVFDLNAGARWGFNKVAYSINSALNQSYLTSTYYGDGTWFLSKTLSANVSGNYQVYDQDLFGPRDNIFMLGGSIGVQMLDNRAEFGSMASTC; translated from the coding sequence GTGCTCAAGCCGAACGCGCGGGTGGGCTACTTCGGCCGTGCCGTCGCAGGCGCCGGGCCGAAGCCGAAGACCGACGCATCATTCGCGGGCCCGAAGGGTGACGACGCCCGCTACACCGGGGCGCTCAACCTCAACCGCTTCTCGCCGGTGACCCAGCTCTCGCTGGTGAGCAACCGCAACAACGTCGGGCAGTCTGGCTTCTCGTTCGGCCCCGAGGCGGTCATGATGGGCCGCGGCAGCGGCGGCGCCGGCGGCTTGGGCAGCGGCTTCAGCGAGACGATGGCGATCGGCCTCAACGGGAGCCGCCAGTTCGCCAAGAACAGCTGGCTGCGCGGCAGCTACTTCCTGAGCACCAGCGACAACCGGCAGCAGGCATTCACCGATGACCAGCTCCTGCAGGGCGCCGCGGTCTCGGCGAACCGGCACGAGACGGCGACCACGCAGGCGGAGAACACCTCCCACCGCCTCAACATGAACGCCCAGCATGCCTTCAACGACTGGAACCAGCTCCGCTTCCGCGGCAACTTCAACGCGGGTACGAGCAACTCGGACAACCTCTCGGCCCAGGAGACGCGCTTTCCCAACGGATCGCTCCAGAACAGTGCCACCTCGCGCGTCGCGACCGATGGCGACAACCTGAGCGGCGACGGGCGGTTCACCTTCTCCAAGCGCTTCAATCAGGCCGGCCGGTCGCTCGTGGCCGAGGCGTGGGGTGAGCTCTCCTCGCCGGAACAGCGCTCGAATCTGGCGTCGACCACCACCCTCGTGGGCGCGCCGGGAGGCACCACGATCCGCGACCTGCTGCAGACGCAGCGCCGCGACAGCCGGACCGCGACCACGGGCCAGCGCCTGGGGCTTACGGAGCCGCTCGGCAAGGGCCGGTCGCTGGAGCTCTTCGGCCAGCATCGGGCCATCTCGGAGGACCAGACCTACGACGTGAACGACCTCGTGAACGGCACCCCGGTGCCGAACACCGACCTGAGCCGCGCCTTCGAGCGGACCTACAGCTATCTCCAGGGCGGCACGCGCTTCAGCAAGAGCAGCCAGGCCCTTCGCTGGGTGCTGGGGCTCGAGGTGCAGAACTCGGATCTGCAGGGGAAGATCATTGGCCGCAATGAGTCGATCGACAACGGCTTCACGAACGTGTTGCCGTCGGCCAACCTGCGCTACCAGTTCAACCAGGGCAGCAACGTCAGCGTGAACTACCGGACGTCGACGCGGGACCCGTCGCTCAACGAACTGCAGCCGTTCGTCGACAATACGGACCCGCTGCGGACCTATGCCGGCAATCCGAACCTGACGCCGCAGTACCAGCACAGCCTTTCGGCCGACTTCCGGCGCTTCGACCAGTTCACCTTCCGGAACGTCTACGCGTACGCGAACGTCGGGTACAATCGCAACCAGATTGTCCAGTCCCGCGTGATCGATGCGCAGGGCCGCCAGACGGTCATGCCGGTCAACCTCGGCGACGGCTGGAACGGCAACGCCGGCGTGAACCTCGGCTCGCCGATCCGGTCGCTGGGCGCACAGGTTGACGTTGACTACAGCTACAATCGGTCGGTCGGCCAGGAACTCGTCAACGCGGTCACCAACGAGAGCCGCAACTCGTCGCACAACATCGGCCTTCGCCTGCAGAACCGGTCGAAGGAGGTCTTCGACCTCAACGCCGGCGCACGGTGGGGCTTCAACAAGGTCGCCTACTCCATCAACAGCGCCCTGAACCAGAGCTACCTGACCAGCACCTATTACGGCGACGGCACCTGGTTCCTCAGCAAGACGTTGTCGGCGAACGTCAGCGGGAACTACCAGGTCTACGACCAGGACCTCTTCGGACCGCGGGACAACATCTTCATGCTCGGCGGTTCCATCGGCGTGCAGATGCTCGACAACCGGGCCGAGTTCGGCTCTATGGCGTCGACCTGCTGA
- a CDS encoding TonB-dependent receptor, with protein sequence MSRRLRAVAVVAAALIGLAASASSAAAQQFNVRGVVVDSAKKPVSGAMVVALTRKDSVIAAFATSGGSGGYVLSRLAPGNYILQVTQIGSKPYRRDFTLGAAAFTADTVMMMGAGPIKLNDLVVNAEHIPIVNKPDTLEFNAAAFKTRVNATTEELLKRLPGVTVDADGTITAQGKTVQQVLVDGKEFFGNDPKMATRNLPAAAVDKVQVLQKKSDAAEFSGIDDGNERTTVNLGAQAERAGGLLRPCRRRRRAEAEDRRIIRGPEG encoded by the coding sequence GTGTCGCGTCGCCTTCGGGCCGTCGCCGTCGTGGCGGCCGCCCTCATCGGATTGGCCGCATCGGCCAGCTCCGCCGCCGCCCAGCAGTTCAACGTCCGCGGGGTCGTCGTTGACTCCGCCAAGAAGCCGGTGTCTGGTGCGATGGTCGTGGCCCTGACCCGGAAGGACTCGGTCATCGCCGCGTTCGCCACCTCGGGAGGCTCCGGTGGCTATGTCCTGTCGCGCCTCGCGCCCGGCAACTACATCCTCCAGGTCACCCAGATCGGCTCGAAGCCGTATCGCCGCGACTTCACCCTCGGTGCCGCCGCCTTCACGGCCGACACCGTGATGATGATGGGCGCCGGTCCAATCAAGCTCAATGACCTCGTGGTCAACGCCGAACACATTCCGATCGTGAACAAGCCGGACACCCTCGAGTTCAACGCTGCGGCGTTCAAGACGCGGGTCAATGCCACGACGGAGGAGCTACTCAAGCGGTTGCCCGGCGTGACGGTCGATGCCGACGGCACCATCACCGCGCAGGGCAAGACGGTGCAGCAGGTGCTGGTTGACGGCAAGGAATTCTTCGGCAACGACCCGAAGATGGCGACCCGCAACCTTCCCGCTGCCGCCGTTGACAAGGTGCAGGTCCTGCAGAAGAAGTCCGATGCCGCCGAGTTCTCGGGCATCGATGACGGCAACGAGCGGACGACGGTCAACCTCGGTGCTCAAGCCGAACGCGCGGGTGGGCTACTTCGGCCGTGCCGTCGCAGGCGCCGGGCCGAAGCCGAAGACCGACGCATCATTCGCGGGCCCGAAGGGTGA
- a CDS encoding GLPGLI family protein: protein MIRARTLLALLVGLPLAVSGQSGAVRYDQSTRIDIKLPPELARNPEVMANMGNIPKSSTRPMQLRFTPQAALFGPAPVSAAPGAPGAAGMATRGDVIMMGGSAGGGGAAREVMVMDASAMSGSFAFFGGGGGGMDAVTGAFTDLESGSYVELRSLLGRTFRITDSRPAIGWKLTGESAQFLGYPVFQAIAKQDTTSIEAWFTPDIPVSAGPAQYGGLPGLILTLAIDSNRVVFTATAVDLKTPVEKISAPSEGSKVTRAEYDKLLADKQAEMMKGRRGRGN from the coding sequence ATGATTCGTGCCCGAACCCTGCTCGCCCTGCTTGTGGGCCTGCCCTTGGCGGTGAGCGGCCAGTCCGGCGCAGTGCGCTATGACCAGTCGACCCGTATCGACATCAAGCTCCCCCCCGAATTGGCCCGGAACCCCGAGGTCATGGCCAACATGGGGAACATCCCCAAGTCCTCGACTCGGCCGATGCAGCTGCGCTTCACCCCGCAGGCCGCCCTCTTCGGGCCGGCGCCGGTGAGCGCCGCTCCGGGCGCTCCGGGCGCCGCCGGGATGGCCACCAGAGGCGACGTCATCATGATGGGCGGCTCGGCCGGTGGCGGTGGCGCCGCTCGTGAGGTCATGGTCATGGACGCCTCCGCGATGTCTGGGAGCTTCGCCTTCTTCGGCGGTGGCGGTGGTGGGATGGACGCGGTCACGGGTGCCTTCACCGACCTGGAGAGCGGCAGCTACGTCGAGCTGCGGTCCCTCTTGGGCCGGACCTTCCGGATCACGGATAGCCGCCCCGCCATCGGCTGGAAGCTCACCGGCGAGTCCGCCCAGTTCCTCGGCTACCCCGTCTTCCAGGCAATCGCCAAGCAGGACACCACCTCGATCGAGGCGTGGTTCACGCCGGACATCCCGGTCTCCGCCGGTCCCGCCCAGTACGGTGGCCTGCCCGGCTTGATTCTCACGCTCGCGATCGATTCGAATCGTGTCGTCTTCACCGCCACCGCCGTGGACCTCAAGACACCCGTCGAGAAGATCTCGGCGCCCTCCGAGGGCAGCAAGGTGACCCGCGCGGAGTACGACAAGCTCCTGGCCGACAAGCAGGCCGAGATGATGAAGGGCCGCCGTGGACGGGGGAACTAG
- a CDS encoding DUF3995 domain-containing protein, whose amino-acid sequence MSAILAPVLAAILLILALIHLYWMVRGVGASAAVPSHPDGTPVFRPGRVASFIVAAALLLAATIVLGQAQLLRLDLPPGLLRLGTWGLAAAFAARAVGDFRFVGLFKRVQGTRFARWDSLLFTPLCLVIALSAAIVATSAE is encoded by the coding sequence ATGAGCGCGATACTCGCCCCGGTTCTCGCCGCCATTCTGCTTATCCTGGCGCTGATCCACCTGTACTGGATGGTGCGCGGCGTCGGGGCCAGTGCGGCCGTGCCGAGCCACCCCGACGGGACGCCGGTTTTTCGACCAGGACGCGTCGCCTCCTTCATCGTCGCCGCGGCGCTCCTTCTGGCCGCGACGATCGTGCTGGGCCAGGCACAGCTGCTCCGGCTCGACCTGCCACCCGGGTTGCTTCGACTCGGCACCTGGGGGTTGGCCGCAGCCTTCGCGGCGCGCGCTGTCGGTGACTTCCGCTTTGTCGGGCTCTTCAAGCGGGTCCAAGGAACGCGGTTCGCCCGCTGGGACAGCCTCCTCTTCACCCCGTTGTGCCTGGTAATTGCCCTTTCGGCCGCGATTGTGGCCACGAGCGCGGAGTAG
- a CDS encoding GNAT family N-acetyltransferase encodes MVCKARLDEGVGVVTARAPLRVTRYPTAQDFLSDVGPFLMADEAENALMIGVAEALVGQDSPVYFAAVHLDGAPVLAAFSNHPEKLGLTQTGETLAVTALVDDVLAACPHITRIGGPEPTVAHFVATFVAHTGRRVTDRMGTRIHRLDELRPPARIPPGRLRVAVEADLPTLVPWVEDFLVHIGDQGEARQIAEVRVRGGQVFVWEDEAPVSMAAWTGKTPNGVRVNLVYTPPALRGRGLASATVAALTQSLLDQGNHFCCLYTDVTNPISNAIYAKLGYQPVSEAALYTIFRPGGGAIVSDRLSSARAPFMGHAVNRYARRDHRSRCRPADTTPPIAVPPYCRPPRPR; translated from the coding sequence GTGGTTTGCAAGGCTCGGTTGGACGAAGGGGTGGGAGTCGTGACGGCGCGCGCACCACTCCGGGTCACCCGATATCCGACGGCGCAGGACTTCCTGAGTGACGTCGGTCCATTCCTCATGGCCGATGAGGCCGAGAATGCGTTGATGATCGGCGTGGCAGAAGCACTAGTCGGCCAGGATTCCCCGGTCTACTTCGCGGCGGTGCATCTGGACGGCGCACCGGTGCTGGCCGCTTTCAGCAATCATCCCGAGAAGCTCGGCCTCACGCAGACGGGCGAGACGTTGGCCGTGACGGCGCTCGTCGACGACGTGCTCGCGGCGTGCCCTCACATCACACGCATTGGCGGCCCCGAACCAACCGTGGCGCATTTCGTGGCAACGTTCGTTGCGCACACGGGACGTCGCGTCACCGACCGGATGGGGACACGCATCCATCGGCTCGATGAATTGCGGCCACCGGCACGCATCCCGCCCGGGAGGCTGCGCGTGGCGGTCGAGGCCGACTTGCCGACGCTCGTGCCGTGGGTCGAGGACTTCCTGGTGCACATTGGCGACCAGGGTGAGGCGCGACAGATCGCCGAGGTGCGGGTGCGTGGCGGGCAGGTCTTCGTGTGGGAGGATGAGGCGCCGGTCTCGATGGCCGCCTGGACGGGCAAGACACCGAACGGCGTACGTGTGAACCTCGTCTACACGCCCCCGGCCTTGCGCGGTCGGGGCCTGGCCTCGGCCACGGTGGCCGCATTGACCCAGTCTCTGCTGGACCAGGGAAACCACTTCTGCTGCCTGTACACCGACGTCACCAACCCGATCTCGAACGCGATCTACGCGAAGCTCGGGTATCAGCCGGTGTCTGAGGCAGCGTTGTACACGATCTTCCGCCCGGGGGGGGGTGCCATCGTGAGCGACCGCCTTTCCTCGGCGCGGGCGCCCTTCATGGGGCATGCGGTCAACCGCTACGCTCGGCGTGATCATCGTTCGCGCTGCCGGCCCGCGGACACCACGCCCCCGATTGCGGTGCCGCCCTACTGTCGCCCGCCCAGACCGCGCTGA
- the sugE gene encoding quaternary ammonium compound efflux SMR transporter SugE produces the protein MAWIALFVAGLLEIGWAVGLKYTEGFTKLWPTVGTAAALVASMGLLAFAMRTLPLGTSYAVWTGIGTVGTAILGIVLFREPATAIRITCIAMIVAGIVGLKLASAPTPNS, from the coding sequence ATGGCATGGATCGCCCTGTTTGTCGCTGGACTGCTGGAGATCGGTTGGGCTGTGGGCCTCAAGTACACCGAAGGCTTCACCAAGCTCTGGCCAACGGTCGGCACCGCCGCTGCGCTCGTGGCGAGCATGGGGTTGCTCGCCTTCGCGATGCGCACCCTGCCGCTCGGGACGTCGTACGCCGTCTGGACCGGTATCGGCACCGTCGGCACGGCGATCCTCGGCATTGTCCTCTTCCGCGAGCCAGCCACGGCGATTCGCATCACCTGCATCGCCATGATCGTCGCCGGCATCGTCGGACTCAAGCTGGCATCGGCGCCAACACCGAACAGTTGA